One genomic segment of Lytechinus pictus isolate F3 Inbred chromosome 18, Lp3.0, whole genome shotgun sequence includes these proteins:
- the LOC129281765 gene encoding uncharacterized protein LOC129281765 encodes MGSFISALSRKEESAELLPLKQRVDVVVCSGSLSNSVEGLTQHIKQHMNEVVRTVRFETLPYNISDLNNFDLTGIDVLLLCHSIHNRRFSITDVIDSLYDGFLQRARKTLGKHIKQDANGGLFSRTLLYALEFGFLFA; translated from the exons ATGGGCAGCTTCATTTCGGCACTTTCGAGAAAG GAGGAATCCGCAGAGTTACTTCCTTTAAAACAGAGAGTAGATGTTGTCGTCTGCAGTGGCAGCCTGTCGAACAGCGTCGAGGGGCTCACCCAACATATTAAACAACACATGAACGAAGTTGTTAGGACCGTAAGGTTCGAGACACTCCCCTACAACATCAGTGATCTGAACAATTTTGATCTGACTGGTATAGACGTTCTGCTACTCTGCCACTCCATACACAACAGACGATTCTCTATTACTGATGTCATCGACTCCCTCTACGACGGTTTCTTACAGCGCGCTAGGAAAACGCTCG gaaagcatatcaaacaggatgcaaatggaggtctattcagccggacgttattatacgctttggagtttggattcttgtttgcctag